A region from the Rosa rugosa chromosome 6, drRosRugo1.1, whole genome shotgun sequence genome encodes:
- the LOC133716815 gene encoding F-box/LRR-repeat protein At3g26922-like — MTLGVFDIMHVSAPELKRLKIVSDNTPGPQLYVDSISALPDALISHILSSLPTLDAVRTTVLSRRWNNQWTSIQNLDFDEGNDYFRTAHSDRDRFTRFVNRVLLSRDSSDIQKFTLLFNKAHFRHNPSTADWICTAVRRNVVALRLEYIAGTSIQMPRSVFTCKTLRILTLRFIGRYITFDPPTSGCFPSLESLKITVRDPVEHEMEKLFSFCPKLVNLRVHILGVAAFNFKVSAPELKRLKIVSDNTPGPQLYVDAPKLENLDLLYSI; from the exons ATGACTCTTGGGGTTTTCGATATAATGCAT GTCTCTGCGCCTGAGCTGAAGCGGTTGAAAATAGTATCAGATAATACTCCGGGGCCTCAGTTATATGTCGATAGCATCAGTGCATTGCCAGATGCACTTATTAGTCACATACTTTCCTCACTTCCAACATTAGATGCCGTGAGGACCACCGTTTTGTCTAGAAGATGGAACAACCAGTGGACTTCTATTCAAAATTTAGACTTTGATGAGGGTAACGATTATTTTAGGACTGCTCACAGTGACCGTGATCGGTTTACCAGGTTTGTTAATCGTGTACTTCTTTCTCGAGACTCATCAGATATCCAGAAGTTCACTCTTCTTTTTAACAAGGCTCATTTTCGTCATAATCCTAGCACTGCCGATTGGATTTGCACTGCTGTTAGGCGCAATGTGGTTGCACTCCGACTTGAATATATAGCGGGGACTAGTATTCAAATGCCTCGAAGTGTTTTTACATGCAAAACACTGCGGATTTTGACTTTGCGCTTCATTGGTAGGTATATTACTTTTGATCCTCCTACATCCGGGTGTTTCCCCAGTCTCGAGTCCCTCAAAATTACAGTTAGAGATCCTGTTGAGCACgaaatggaaaagctcttttcTTTCTGCCCTAAGCTTGTTAATCTGCGCGTACATATTTTAGGAGTTGCTGCGTTTAATTTCAAGGTCTCTGCGCCTGAGCTGAAGCGGTTGAAAATAGTATCAGATAATACTCCGGGGCCTCAGTTATATGTTGATGCCCCAAAGCTTGAAAATCTTGATCTATTATATTCTATATGA
- the LOC133713646 gene encoding BTB/POZ domain-containing protein At5g03250-like — protein sequence MACLKLGSKSEVFHLDGQTWLCSTGLSSDVIVEVEETSFHLHKFPLLSRSGLLEDIIAEFPSEDEYKCSLQLHDIPGGAKAFLLVAKFCYGVRFELNALNVVIVRCAAEYLRMNEDYGEGNLIRQAEDFLNDILGNWTDSIKVLETCEEVLPHAEELHIVSRCINSLAMTASADPSLFSWPMSGKGAVKSPEGVAFWNGISTTAKPHPVNEDWWFEEVSFLKLPFYKRLIRAVESGGMNLEKVAGSIMHYAKKHLSLLGRQSSFLNGNRAAPASTVSAPSDVDQRNLLEEIVELLPDQKGVTSTNFLLRLLRTSMILHASPSCRENLEKRVGAQLEQAALEDLLIPNMGYTVETLYDIDCVQRILDHFMLMDRDSIDYSSNCIVDEGQLSDGSHALTRMTMVAHLVDGYLAEVAPDVNLKLQKFQSLAALIPEYARPLDDGLYRSIDIYLKAHPWLTDSEKEQICRLMNCQKLSLEASTHAAQNERLPLRVIVQVLFFEQLRLRTSVAGWFFVSDNLENSQNLSGNLALVRNEAPAQAGTRRLDRVVAVEDMKERVSELEKECLSMKQEIEKLVKTKGSWNSFLKKFGLRLKSKPDAKKPSKPSCNGSEELPTSIGPLMNGKENYENKELRD from the exons GCTTTGCTCAACTGGACTTTCAAGTGATGTCATTGTTGAAGTTGAGGAGACGTCCTTCCATCTCCACAAG TTTCCATTGCTATCAAGAAGTGGATTATTAGAAGACATTATTGCAGAATTTCCTAGTGAGGATGAGTACAAATGTAGTTTGCAACTGCACGACATTCCTGGTGGAGCCAAAGCCTTCTTGCTTGTTGCCAAATTCTGTTATGGTGTAAGATTTGAACTCAATGCCCTGAATGTAGTTATTGTGAGGTGTGCAGCTGAGTATCTTCGCATGAATGAAGACTATGGAGAAGGAAATCTCATCAGGCAAGCAGAAGATTTTCTAAATGATATACTTGGCAATTGGACTGACTCAATTAAAGTACTTGAAACCTGTGAAGAAGTCTTGCCTCATGCAGAAGAGCTTCATATTGTTTCAAGATGCATCAATTCATTGGCAATGACAGCTAGTGCTGATCCGAGTTTATTCAGTTGGCCTATGTCGGGTAAAGGTGCAGTGAAGAGCCCAGAAGGCGTGGCATTCTGGAATGGAATAAGCACTACTGCCAAACCACATCCAGTTAATGAAGATTGGTGGTTTGAGGAAGTCTCCTTCCTGAAATTGCCTTTTTATAAAAGGCTGATTCGGGCTGTTGAATCAGGTGGTATGAATCTAGAGAAGGTTGCTGGTTCAATTATGCACTATGCAAAGAAGCATCTTTCCTTGTTGGGCAGGCAATCTAGTTTCCTAAATGGAAACCGTGCTGCCCCAGCATCAACTGTTTCTGCCCCATCTGATGTAGATCAAAGGAATCTTCTTGAGGAGATAGTGGAATTACTACCTGATCAGAAGGGCGTTACATCAACCAACTTCCTGCTTAGGCTTCTGCGGACATCTATGATTTTGCATGCTAGCCCATCATGTCGAGAGAATTTGGAAAAGCGAGTTGGGGCCCAGTTGGAACAAGCAGCTCTTGAAGAtctcctgataccaaacatgGGTTACACAGTGGAGACCCTCTATGATATTGATTGTGTTCAGCGGATTCTCGATCACTTCATGCTAATGGATCGCGATTCAATTGATTATTCTTCTAACTGTATAGTTGATGAAGGCCAGTTGAGTGATGGGTCTCATGCGCTGACTCGAATGACGATGGTGGCTCATCTTGTGGATGGCTATCTTGCTGAGGTGGCACCTGATGTTAACTTGAAGTTACAGAAGTTTCAGTCACTAGCTGCTCTTATCCCTGAATATGCAAGACCATTAGACGATGGACTTTACCGTTCTATCGACATATACCTCAAG gCCCATCCCTGGCTAACAGACTCTGAGAAGGAGCAAATCTGCAGGCTCATGAACTGCCAGAAGCTCTCATTGGAAGCCAGCACACATGCAGCCCAGAATGAGAGGTTACCACTCCGTGTCATTGTCCAAGTTCTATTCTTTGAACAGCTTCGGTTACGGACTTCAGTTGCCGGTTGGTTCTTTGTATCTGACAACCTTGAGAACTCACAGAATCTGAGTGGAAATCTTGCGCTTGTTAGAAATGAAGCACCTGCTCAAGCTGGCACCAGACGACTGGATCGTGTTGTAGCAGTTGAGGACATGAAAGAGCGGGTTTCTGAGCTTGAGAAGGAATGCTTGAGCATGAAACAAGAGATTGAGAAGCTGGTGAAGACAAAAGGGAGTTGGAATTCCTTCTTGAAAAAGTTTGGTTTGAGGCTCAAGTCAAAGCCTGATGCTAAGAAACCATCAAAGCCTAGCTGCAATGGTTCAGAAGAATTACCAACATCAATAGGGCCACTTATgaatggaaaagaaaattacGAAAATAAAGAATTAAGAGATTAG